From a region of the Alnus glutinosa chromosome 1, dhAlnGlut1.1, whole genome shotgun sequence genome:
- the LOC133869194 gene encoding UDP-glycosyltransferase 708G1-like, whose amino-acid sequence MSISDALQSHPPHVALLPSAGMGHLTPFLRLAVQLVRHHCRVTLITAHPTVSLAESQFISRFFSAFPQVSQVQFHLLPLDLSSANSTDPFFLGFEAMRRSAHLLSPLLASLSPPLHAFIYDVSLISSVIPVIEALNIPNYILFTSSARMFSFFSYFPTFTSKSNDDPAVFDDVVEIPGLMPVPKSSIPPLLLIPNNLFAKIFKEDSYKVAKLTGVFINTFEGLEAESLEALNGGKVREGLPSVFAVGPLAVCEFERVECGDQLKWLDEQPVGSVVYVSFGSRTAMSRDQIREIGNGLIKSGCRFLWVVKDKKVDKEEEEGLENVVGHELMERMKGKGLVVKTWVDQGEILAHRAVGGFVSHCGWNSVVEAAWHGVPILAWPQHGDQKINAEVVERSGLGMWVRSWGWGEQVVVKGEEIGERIREMMESKLLRREAAGVKEEGRKALRDGGSCGITFMRLFEEWQMSNRSI is encoded by the coding sequence ATGTCGATTTCTGATGCCCTGCAGTCTCATCCTCCCCATGTAGCTCTCCTCCCCAGTGCTGGGATGGGCCATTTGACACCCTTCCTCAGACTTGCTGTACAGCTCGTCCGTCACCATTGCCGTGTCACCCTCATCACCGCCCACCCCACCGTCTCACTCGCCGAGTCTCAGTTCATCTCCCGTTTCTTCTCTGCTTTCCCTCAAGTCTCTCAAGTGCAATTCCATCTCCTCCCTTTGGACCTTTCCTCCGCCAACTCTACCGACCCTTTCTTTCTCGGATTCGAAGCAATGCGTCGCTCGGCTCAccttctctctcctctcctcGCCTCACTTTCTCCACCTCTCCATGCCTTCATCTATGATGTGAGTTTGATTTCCTCTGTCATTCCAGTTATTGAAGCCCTAAATATCCCTAACTATATCCTCTTCACATCATCAGCCAGAatgttctctttcttttcatacTTCCCCACCTTTACATCCAAATCTAATGACGATCCTGCTGTGTTTGATGATGTTGTTGAAATTCCAGGCCTTATGCCAGTACCCAAATCGTCTATCCCTCCTTTGCTTCTTATCCCGAATAATCTCTTTGCAAAAATATTCAAGGAAGACAGTTATAAAGTAGCAAAATTAACTGGGGTTTTCATCAATACCTTTGAAGGACTTGAAGCAGAGTCACTAGAGGCGCTCAATGGCGGGAAAGTGAGAGAGGGGTTGCCATCTGTGTTTGCGGTTGGACCTTTAGCGGTATGTGAGTTTGAGAGAGTAGAGTGTGGTGATCAGTTGAAGTGGCTCGATGAGCAGCCGGTGGGGTCGGTAGTCTATGTTAGCTTTGGTAGTCGGACAGCCATGTCGAGGGATCAAATAAGAGAGATAGGGAATGGGTTAATCAAAAGTGGGTGTAGATTTTTGTGGGTGGTGAAGGACAAGAAAGTTGacaaagaggaagaagagggtCTGGAGAATGTAGTGGGGCATGAGCTCATGGAGCGTATGAAGGGAAAGGGATTGGTGGTGAAGACTTGGGTGGACCAAGGAGAGATACTGGCTCACAGAGCTGTGGGAGGGTTTGTGAGCCATTGTGGATGGAACTCGGTGGTTGAGGCTGCTTGGCACGGTGTGCCGATTTTAGCCTGGCCGCAGCATGGGGATCAGAAGATTAATGCGGAGGTGGTAGAGAGGAGTGGGCTTGGGATGTGGGTTAGGAGTTGGGGGTGGGGTGAACAGGTTGTGGTAAAGGGGGAAGAGATTGGAGAGAGGATTAGAGAGATGATGGAGAGTAAGTTGTTGAGAAGGGAAGCTGCAGGGGTTAAAGAAGAGGGAAGAAAAGCTCTTAGAGATGGTGGAAGTTGTGGGATAACGTTTATGCGACTTTTTGAAGAGTGGCAGATGAGCAATAGGAGCATTTGA
- the LOC133858444 gene encoding uncharacterized protein LOC133858444, with amino-acid sequence MDMEIDHPKAEFQIKDDDLFIAAESGDASTFKSLSREQLSRALSLRNEDGRSLLHVATSSAQSEVLKILSAIDESKSVINSADEEGWVPLHSAASIGHLEMVEILLSRGADVNLKNSGGRTALHYAASKGWLKIAEILISQGAKLNLKDKVGCTPLHRAASTGNSELCEFLIEEGAEVDAVDNAGQTSLMDAVICQNKEVALLLVRHGADVDVEDKEGYTVLGRALDDFRPVLVDAAKAMLEG; translated from the exons ATGGACATGGAGATCGATCACCCGAAAGCAGAGTTTCAGATCAAAGACGATGACCTCTTCATAGCCGCGGAATCCGGCGACGCCTCGACGTTTAAATCTCTCTCTCGGGAGCAGCTCTCCAGAGCTCTCTCTCTGAGGAACGAGGACGGCCGGTCCCTCCTCCACGTGGCCACGTCTTCTGCTCAATCCGAG GTGTTAAAGATATTGTCGGCAATTGACGAATCAAAAAGCGTGATAAACAGTGCAGATGAAGAAGGGTGGGTGCCTCTTCATTCGGCAGCTAGCATTGGGCATTTGGAGATGGTAGAAATTTTATTAAGCAGAG GAGCTGatgttaatttgaaaaatagtgGCGGTCGCACTGCTCTTCACTATGCTGCCAGCAAGGGATGGCTGAAGATTGCTGAAATTCTAATCTCGCAAGGGGCAAAGCTTAATCTGAAGGACAAG GTTGGTTGCACCCCATTGCATCGGGCAGCTAGCACGGGCAACTCGGAATTGTGTGAATTTTTAATTGAGGAAGGAGCAGAGGTTGATGCTGTTGATAATGCTGGTCAGACTTCTCTTATGGATGCAGTTATTTGCCAGAACAAAGAG GTAGCTCTCCTTTTAGTAAGGCATGGAGCAGATGTAGATGTGGAAGACAAGGAAGGATACACTGTGCTTGGTCGAGCTTTAGATGATTTTAGACCAGTACTAGTTGATGCTGCTAAGGCCATGCTGGAAGGATGA
- the LOC133869215 gene encoding nodulin-related protein 1: MDQFFQSDSHKKPTTTTTHPQKHHQPSNSELLASAKLVAEAAQASMGNETNKVDKARVAGAAADLLEAASHYGKLEDKSFGKYIDQAETYLHQYNSSHSSTTTGSSGHSASHADGGDGHSAHSGSGYGDSHSSGHSASTTSHADSGDGHSSHSGSGGYGDYLKMAQGFLKK; this comes from the coding sequence ATGGATCAATTTTTTCAGTCAGATTCTCACAAGaaacccaccaccaccaccacccacCCTCAGAAGCACCACCAACCATCCAACAGTGAGCTCCTCGCCAGCGCCAAGTTGGTGGCTGAGGCAGCCCAAGCATCGATGGGAAATGAAACCAACAAAGTTGACAAGGCCAGGGTCGCTGGTGCCGCTGCTGATCTCCTAGAGGCTGCCTCTCACTACGGAAAATTGGAAGACAAGAGCTTCGGCAAATACATAGACCAGGCCGAGACTTATCTCCACCAGTACAACTCCTCCCATTCCTCCACCACCACCGGTAGTTCTGGCCACTCAGCATCACACGCAGACGGTGGTGATGGCCATTCGGCTCATTCTGGAAGTGGGTACGGGGATTCCCATAGTTCTGGCCACTCGGCCAGCACCACATCTCACGCAGATAGTGGTGATGGCCACTCGTCCCATTCTGGAAGTGGCGGGTACGGGGATTACCTCAAGATGGCTCAAGGTTTCTTGAAGAAATAG
- the LOC133869223 gene encoding uncharacterized protein LOC133869223 — protein sequence MWKFASNAISSIGLKKNSLESSRACPECSDDEVCSNASREEGLECPICWESFNIVENVPYVLWCGHTLCKNCILGLQLAVLKFPTQQITIPFFISCPWCHLLSFRLVYKGNLSFPRKNFFLLWMVESLNGDRSKFNSSSCGENQPTLSPRCNFALGNQATNGNLRRAPPTRSLGHWGSNDDNGSSNVERHQFSLHKSLDFFIHFTSKFPLVIIFLLIAFFVVPGCAVILALYLLVTVAFAIPSFLVLYFAYPTLERLVREITS from the coding sequence ATGTGGAAATTTGCTTCAAATGCCATTTCAAGCATTGGACTGAAGAAAAACTCACTAGAGTCAAGTCGAGCTTGTCCAGAGTGCTCAGATGATGAAGTGTGTTCAAATGCTAGCCGAGAGGAAGGACTGGAATGCCCAATATGCTGGGAGTCTTTCAATATTGTTGAGAACGTCCCCTATGTGTTATGGTGTGGTCACACGCTCTGCAAAAATTGTATCCTAGGGCTTCAATTGGCTGTCTTGAAATTCCCCACCCAACAAATCACAATTCCATTCTTCATTTCCTGTCCATGGTGCCACTTGTTATCATTCCGGCTGGTTTATAAGGGAAATCTTAGCTTCCCTCGCAAAAACTTCTTCCTTCTTTGGATGGTCGAGAGCTTGAATGGCGATCGATCGAAGTTTAATTCCTCCTCCTGTGGTGAAAATCAACCGACTTTGTCTCCAAGATGCAATTTCGCTCTTGGAAATCAAGCTACCAATGGTAATCTCAGAAGGGCCCCTCCTACCCGTAGCCTTGGACATTGGGGGTCTAACGATGATAATGGTAGCAGCAATGTGGAGAGACACCAATTTTCCCTTCATAAATCTCTGGATTTCTTTATTCACTTTACATCCAAGTTCCCTTTGGTCATCATATTTCTTCTGATTGCCTTTTTTGTTGTACCTGGCTGTGCTGTCATCTTAGCCCTCTACTTGCTTGTTACAGTTGCTTTTGCAATCCCTTCTTTCTTGGTATTGTATTTTGCTTACCCTACTTTGGAGAGGCTGGTGAGAGAAATAACCTCATGA
- the LOC133863909 gene encoding uncharacterized protein LOC133863909, with the protein MDALLKQMRYSRTRSEKTDEAGSITDRRIPPQKTQNFKEKKNWLQRQFSGKKSQDYDSSNGVEYAATVLAAAAFAINTLDEPGIPDQKKDDKAILTQEAGTGRVSKRFSGESSMKIPESQDRKKPVTAAETTGKAPEKPIGRPPSIKKAPTFAEHLKSPNSIKPDLPTTTPIDIQSQSSRRSATEETEADAWQKAELAKIKDKYEKLTSTLNSWEEKKRKKARSQLDRIESELERRRQKAMDDFRREIEYIEEISVGARQKAMEKRRAEELKAKEKANILRTTGRVPKTCFCCQIINAQALKFQNRPCLKLLDALLEQMSNIHIVPKWRKSSMRYKPEEEEEADAWENAELAKIKDSWNFRYEKLNSTLLSWEEKKRKKARSQLDRIESELERRRQKGVDDFRREIEYIEEISVGARQKAKEKLSAVELKAKEKANILRTTGRVPKTCFCC; encoded by the exons ATGGACGCCTTGCTCAAGCAAATGAG ATATTCCCGCACAAGAAGTGAAAAGACAGACGAGGCTGGCAGCATCACGGATCGAAGAATACCACCTCAAAAGACTCAAAATTTCAAAG AGAAGAAAAACTGGTTACAAAGACAGTTCTCTGGAAAAAAGAGTCAGGATTATGATTCAAGCAATGGAGTTGAGTATGCAGCCACAGTACTAGCAGCTGCTGCATTTGCCATCAACACCCTTGACGAACCAGGCATCCCAGATCAGAAAAAGGACGACAAAGCAATTTTGACACAAGAAGCTGGAACTGGTAGGGTATCCAAGCGATTCTCAG GTGAATCTTCAATGAAAATTCCTGAAAGCCAAGATAGAAAGAAGCCTGTAACTGCTGCTGAAACAACTGGAAAGGCACCTGAAAAGCCCATAGGGCGTCCCCCTTCAATTAAAAAGGCTCCAACTTTTGCTGAGCATCTGAAAAGCCCCAACAGTATAAAACCTGATCTGCCTACCACAACACCAATTGACATTCAAAGTCAGAGCTCAAGGAGATCTGCAACGGAAGAAACAGAGGCAGATGCTTGGCAGAAAGCCGAGTTGGCTAAAATCAAAGACAA GTATGAGAAGTTAACTTCCACCTTAAATTCCTGGgaggaaaagaagaggaaaaaagcCAGAAGCCAACTCGACAGGATCGAG AGTGAACTGGAGAGAAGAAGGCAAAAAGCCATGGACGATTTCCGCAGGGAGATTGAATACATTGAGGAGATTTCAGTTGGAGCAAGACAGAAGGCAATGGAAAAGCGAAGGGCTGAAGAGTTGAAGGCGAAGGAAAAGGCAAACATACTTAGAACTACGGGGAGAGTTCCTAAGACATGTTTCTGCTGC CAAATCATTAATGCTCAAGCACTAAAGTTTCAGAACAGGCCTTGTCTCAAACTACTGGACGCTTTGCTCGAACAAATGAG CAATATCCACATCGTCCCGAAATGGAGGAAGAGCTCAATGAGATATAaaccagaagaagaagaagaggcagaTGCTTGGGAGAATGCCGAGTTGGCTAAAATCAAAGATAG TTGGAATTTCAGGTATGAGAAGTTAAATTCCACGTTACTTTCCTGGgaggaaaagaagaggaaaaaagcCAGAAGCCAACTGGACAGGATAGAG AGTGAACTGGAGAGAAGAAGGCAAAAAGGCGTGGACGACTTCCGCAGGGAGATTGAATACATTGAGGAGATTTCAGTTGGAGCAAGACAGAAGGCAAAGGAAAAGCTAAGCGCTGTAGAGTTGAAGGCGAAGGAAAAGGCAAACATACTTAGAACTACGGGGAGAGTTCCTAAGACATGTTTCTGCTGCTGA
- the LOC133869232 gene encoding probable leucine-rich repeat receptor-like protein kinase At1g35710 → MARFQLVAFSLILISSSLLDLALAKTLKRDVKALNEIKASLGWRVVYAWVGDDPCGDGDLPPWSGVTCSTQGDYRVVTELEVYAVSIVGPFPTAVTNLLDLTRLDLHNNKLTGPIPPQIGRLRRLKILNLRWNKLQDAIPPEIGELKSLTHLYLSFNNFKGEIPKELANLPELRYLYLQENRLIGRIPPELGTLQNLRHLDVGNNHLVGTIRELIRIEGCFPALRNLYLNNNYLTGGIPAQLANLSNLEILYLSYNKMSGVIPSGLAHIPKLIYLYLDHNQFTGRIPEAFYKHPFLKEMYIEGNAFRPGVSPIGFHKVLEVSDTEFLV, encoded by the exons ATGGCGCGTTTTCAATTGGTAGCATTTTCTCTGATCCTCATTTCCTCTTCGCTACTCGACCTCGCTCTCGCCAAAACCCTCAAACGAGACG TGAAAGCGCTGAACGAGATTAAGGCGTCGCTGGGGTGGAGGGTGGTGTACGCCTGGGTGGGAGACGATCCCTGCGGCGACGGCGATCTGCCGCCGTGGTCCGGGGTCACTTGCTCTACTCAAGGAGATTACAGAGTCGTCACTGAATT GGAAGTTTACGCGGTGTCGATTGTGGGGCCTTTTCCTACTGCTGTCACCAATCTGTTGGATCTCACTAGGCT GGATCTCCATAATAACAAGTTGACTGGGCCAATTCCTCCTCAGATCGGACGGTTGAGGCGTCTTAAAATACT TAATTTGAGGTGGAATAAACTCCAAGATGCCATTCCTCCTGAAATTGGTGAACTGAAGAGTCTAACTCATCT ATACCTGAGCTTCAATAACTTCAAAGGTGAAATCCCTAAGGAGCTTGCAAACCTTCCAGAGCTTCGCTACCTCTACCTACAGGAAAATCGTTTGATCGGTCGAATTCCTCCAGAATTGGGAACTCTACAAAATCTCCGGCACCT GGATGTTGGTAACAATCATTTGGTGGGTACTATAAGGGAACTAATACGCATTGAGGGGTGCTTTCCAGCTCTTCGCAATCT TTATctgaataataattatttaacgGGAGGAATACCAGCACAGCTTGCAAACTTGTCCAACTTGGAAATCTT GTACCTCTCCTACAATAAAATGTCTGGAGTAATACCATCTGGACTTGCTCATATTCCAAAACTTATTTACTT GTACTTGGATCACAACCAGTTTACAGGGAGAATTCCTGAGGCCTTCTATAAACACCCTTTCTTGAAAGAAAT GTATATTGAAGGAAATGCATTCCGGCCGGGTGTAAGCCCAATAGGTTTTCACAAAGTCCTTGAGGTTTCTGACACTGAGTTCCTCGTGTAG
- the LOC133858745 gene encoding CLAVATA3/ESR (CLE)-related protein 10-like, whose translation MKSSPSTYGSRLFILTVFFLLFLASASRLSNPTMRPETFSRNPRSHRHHHSCASISHEKPRSLCFQIQRLHQYRSLPPPSPSQQLHEIDPRYGMEKRLVPSGPNPLHN comes from the coding sequence ATGAAGAGCTCTCCTTCTACCTACGGCAGCCGGCTCTTCATATTGACGgtttttttcctcctctttcTCGCATCAGCCTCTCGCCTCTCCAACCCAACGATGCGGCCGGAAACCTTTTCAAGAAACCCTCGCAGCCACCGCCATCACCATTCTTGTGCTTCTATTTCCCATGAAAAGCCACGTTCTTTGTGCTTTCAAATTCAAAGACTCCACCAATATCGATCCCTCCCACCTCCGTCGCCCTCACAACAACTCCACGAGATTGACCCAAGATACGGTATGGAGAAGAGACTAGTCCCCTCCGGACCTAACCCTCTTCACAACTGA